One stretch of Tachysurus fulvidraco isolate hzauxx_2018 chromosome 12, HZAU_PFXX_2.0, whole genome shotgun sequence DNA includes these proteins:
- the ccdc28a gene encoding coiled-coil domain-containing protein 28A isoform X1, whose amino-acid sequence MLGLGRMEERKMKRKSPRPSTNQVAPPIAVRKNLNPSRTLGFTGTGTGTGTGTGTGTRSQQKTKLRRGVKDKPMLQSQLSNQAGSKQHSFLTDVSDVQEMEKGLLSLLNDFHSGKLQAFGNECSIDQMEHVREMQEKLARLHFDLNAEVDDMPVDQRKLACDTNMDKLLLNLEELSSSIQKLNLADNQETPKSSSNI is encoded by the exons ATGTTAGGCTTGGGCAGAATGGAGGAGAGAAAGATGAAACGAAAAAGTCCAAGACCTTCAACCAACCAGGTTGCGCCTCCAATCGCTGTCCGAAAGAACCTCAACCCCAGCAGGACTTTAGGGTTCACTGGCACTGGCACCGGCACCGGCACTGGCACTGGCACTGGCACACGTTCACAACAGAAGACTAAATTACGCAG AGGTGTGAAAGATAAGCCAATGCTACAGAGTCAGTTGAGTAACCAGGCTGGATCTAAACAGCATTCGTTCCTCACAGACGTGTCAGATGTGCAGGAGATGGAGAAAGGTTTGCTTAGCCTCCTCAATGACTTCCACTCTGGAAAACTTCAGGCCTTTG GTAATGAATGTTCTATTGATCAAATGGAGCATGTTCGAGAGATGCAGGAGAAACTGGCTCGATTGCACTTTGACCTGAATGCAGAAGTGGATGACATGCCTGTGGACCAGCGCAAGCTTGCCTGTGATACCAATATGGACAAACTTCTACTAAAT TTGGAAGAGTTGAGTTCTTCAAT ACAAAAGTTAAACCTGGCTGATAACCAAGAAACCCCAAAATCATCCTCCAACATATGA
- the ccdc28a gene encoding coiled-coil domain-containing protein 28A isoform X2 has translation MLGLGRMEERKMKRKSPRPSTNQVAPPIAVRKNLNPSRTLGFTGTGTGTGTGTGTGTRSQQKTKLRRGVKDKPMLQSQLSNQAGSKQHSFLTDVSDVQEMEKGLLSLLNDFHSGKLQAFGNECSIDQMEHVREMQEKLARLHFDLNAEVDDMPVDQRKLACDTNMDKLLLNLLLQTFENSSTMNLQTKVKPG, from the exons ATGTTAGGCTTGGGCAGAATGGAGGAGAGAAAGATGAAACGAAAAAGTCCAAGACCTTCAACCAACCAGGTTGCGCCTCCAATCGCTGTCCGAAAGAACCTCAACCCCAGCAGGACTTTAGGGTTCACTGGCACTGGCACCGGCACCGGCACTGGCACTGGCACTGGCACACGTTCACAACAGAAGACTAAATTACGCAG AGGTGTGAAAGATAAGCCAATGCTACAGAGTCAGTTGAGTAACCAGGCTGGATCTAAACAGCATTCGTTCCTCACAGACGTGTCAGATGTGCAGGAGATGGAGAAAGGTTTGCTTAGCCTCCTCAATGACTTCCACTCTGGAAAACTTCAGGCCTTTG GTAATGAATGTTCTATTGATCAAATGGAGCATGTTCGAGAGATGCAGGAGAAACTGGCTCGATTGCACTTTGACCTGAATGCAGAAGTGGATGACATGCCTGTGGACCAGCGCAAGCTTGCCTGTGATACCAATATGGACAAACTTCTACTAAAT CTGCTCTTACAGACTTTTGAAAATTCCTCAACCATGAATCTCCAGACAAAAGTTAAACCTGGCTGA